A DNA window from Chryseobacterium sp. MEBOG06 contains the following coding sequences:
- a CDS encoding pyruvate dehydrogenase complex dihydrolipoamide acetyltransferase, giving the protein MAEVITMPRLSDTMTEGKVAKWHKKVGDKVKEGDILAEIETDKAVQDFESEINGTLLYVGVEEGAAAAVDSVLAIIGNEGEDISGLTGGAAAPSAGSEEKKSEEQPKAEAAQTVAAETPAGVELITMPRLSDTMTEGKVAKWHKNVGDTVKEGDLLAEIETDKAVQDFESEFNGVLLKQGVEEGGAAPVDSVLAIIGPAGTDVSAVGAAPQAAPASDKPAEQKAEAKTEEKEAPAVSSSSSDRVAISPLAKKMAQDKGVDINSVQGSGENGRIVKKDIENYQPAAKPAASAPAASAAAAQVAVSFVQGEDTETPNSQVRNVIAKRLAESKFSAPHYYLMVEINMDKAIEARKEINSIPDTKISFNDMIIKATAIALRKHPQVNSSWAGDKIIHRGNINVGVAVAIPDGLVVPVLKNTDQMSYTQISASVKDMASRAKNKGLKANEMEGSTFSISNLGMFGIETFTSIINQPNSAILSVGAIIEKPIVKNGQIVVGNTMKLSLACDHRVVDGATGAQFLQTLRTYLENPLTLLL; this is encoded by the coding sequence GGTACTCTTTTATACGTAGGTGTAGAAGAAGGTGCTGCTGCTGCTGTAGACTCAGTTTTGGCAATTATCGGTAATGAAGGAGAAGATATTTCAGGCTTGACAGGCGGAGCTGCTGCTCCCAGTGCAGGTTCTGAAGAAAAAAAATCAGAAGAACAGCCTAAAGCAGAAGCTGCTCAAACTGTTGCTGCAGAAACTCCGGCAGGTGTAGAACTTATTACAATGCCAAGACTTTCTGATACCATGACAGAGGGGAAAGTGGCTAAATGGCATAAAAATGTAGGCGATACAGTAAAAGAAGGAGACCTTCTTGCTGAAATCGAAACAGATAAAGCAGTACAGGATTTCGAATCCGAATTCAATGGAGTACTATTGAAGCAGGGAGTAGAAGAAGGAGGTGCTGCCCCGGTGGATTCCGTACTGGCTATCATTGGCCCTGCAGGAACAGATGTTTCAGCAGTAGGTGCTGCTCCACAAGCTGCTCCGGCATCAGATAAGCCTGCTGAACAAAAAGCAGAAGCTAAAACTGAAGAGAAAGAGGCTCCGGCTGTAAGCTCTTCATCTTCTGACAGAGTTGCAATTTCTCCATTGGCTAAGAAAATGGCTCAGGATAAAGGAGTTGATATCAACAGTGTTCAGGGTTCTGGTGAAAACGGAAGAATCGTTAAAAAAGATATTGAAAACTATCAGCCTGCTGCTAAACCAGCTGCTTCAGCTCCGGCTGCAAGTGCTGCTGCTGCTCAGGTTGCTGTAAGCTTTGTACAGGGTGAAGATACGGAGACTCCAAACTCTCAGGTAAGAAACGTGATTGCAAAACGTCTTGCTGAAAGTAAATTCTCTGCACCTCACTACTATCTGATGGTTGAGATCAATATGGATAAAGCAATTGAGGCCAGAAAAGAAATCAATTCTATACCAGATACAAAAATTTCATTCAATGACATGATCATTAAAGCTACTGCAATTGCTTTAAGAAAACACCCTCAGGTTAATTCAAGCTGGGCAGGAGATAAGATTATTCACAGAGGAAACATTAATGTGGGTGTAGCGGTAGCTATTCCTGACGGGCTTGTGGTTCCTGTATTGAAGAATACAGATCAGATGAGCTATACTCAGATTTCTGCTTCTGTGAAAGATATGGCTTCAAGAGCTAAGAACAAAGGCCTTAAAGCAAACGAAATGGAAGGATCTACATTCTCTATTTCCAACTTAGGAATGTTCGGAATCGAGACGTTCACCAGTATTATCAACCAGCCTAACTCTGCAATCCTTTCAGTAGGAGCTATTATCGAAAAACCAATCGTGAAGAACGGACAGATCGTAGTAGGAAACACAATGAAGCTTTCATTGGCATGTGACCACAGAGTAGTAGACGGTGCTACCGGTGCTCAATTCTTACAGACATTAAGAACATATTTAGAAAATCCATTAACGCTGTTACTGTAA
- a CDS encoding ABC transporter ATP-binding protein, producing MIKARNIHKSYGNLEVLKGVDIHIKMGEVVSIVGESGAGKSTLLQILGTLDHPSQSNKYDTEIAIAGESFINMNDKQLSKFRNQNIGFVFQFHQLLPEFTALENVLLPTRIAGANEKEALEKAYALFEDLKIEQRLQHKPNQLSGGEAQRVAVARALINSPKIIFADEPTGNLDSKNADDLHRLFFDLRDKYNQTFVIVTHNPNLAEITDRKLVMKDGMIIE from the coding sequence ATGATTAAAGCAAGAAATATCCATAAATCATATGGTAATTTAGAAGTACTGAAAGGAGTTGATATTCATATCAAAATGGGGGAAGTTGTTTCTATTGTTGGAGAATCTGGAGCAGGTAAATCTACATTGCTGCAGATTCTTGGAACTCTTGATCATCCCAGCCAGTCCAATAAATACGATACTGAAATTGCAATAGCCGGAGAATCATTTATCAATATGAATGATAAACAGCTGTCTAAATTCAGAAATCAGAATATTGGTTTTGTATTTCAGTTTCATCAGCTTCTTCCGGAGTTTACAGCACTGGAAAACGTATTGCTTCCGACAAGAATTGCCGGAGCCAATGAGAAAGAAGCACTTGAGAAAGCTTATGCTCTGTTTGAAGATCTGAAGATAGAACAGAGATTGCAGCATAAGCCCAATCAGCTTTCAGGTGGAGAAGCTCAAAGGGTGGCTGTAGCAAGGGCTTTAATCAATTCCCCGAAAATTATTTTTGCAGATGAACCCACGGGTAACCTGGATTCTAAAAATGCAGACGATCTTCACAGGTTGTTTTTCGATCTGAGGGACAAATACAACCAGACTTTTGTAATTGTGACACATAACCCAAACCTTGCGGAGATCACAGACCGGAAGCTTGTGATGAAAGACGGAATGATCATAGAATAA
- a CDS encoding murein L,D-transpeptidase catalytic domain-containing protein: MMKHFIFLFISLISFSKANSQQLKTFDLPQTRVAEVKNYIKGKEYNQGLAIFINFKVPSGKYRYCIYDLKNDKIVQKAVVSHGSGSVLPGSDVLKFSNTDGSYQSSLGKYSVGESYIGKFGKAYRLKGLESSNSNAMQRAIVLHSFGCIPDKESQSPVCLSLGCPMLSVNALKESAKYIDKSKQPIILYAFY; this comes from the coding sequence ATGATGAAACACTTTATTTTCCTTTTTATATCTTTAATTTCCTTTTCAAAAGCTAATTCTCAGCAGTTGAAAACTTTCGATTTGCCCCAGACAAGGGTGGCGGAAGTTAAAAACTACATTAAGGGAAAAGAATATAATCAGGGATTGGCGATTTTTATTAACTTTAAAGTACCTTCCGGAAAATACAGGTATTGCATTTACGACCTGAAGAATGATAAAATAGTACAGAAAGCTGTTGTATCTCATGGCTCAGGCTCTGTACTTCCAGGCTCTGATGTGCTGAAATTCAGTAATACAGATGGTTCTTATCAGTCTTCCCTGGGGAAATACTCAGTTGGGGAAAGTTATATCGGAAAATTTGGAAAAGCATATCGCTTAAAAGGATTAGAATCTTCCAACAGCAATGCAATGCAAAGAGCCATTGTTCTTCATTCGTTTGGATGTATTCCCGATAAAGAATCTCAGTCTCCCGTATGCCTGAGTTTAGGATGTCCAATGCTTTCAGTAAATGCTTTGAAAGAGTCTGCAAAATATATTGATAAGTCAAAACAGCCGATCATTTTGTACGCGTTTTATTAA
- the radC gene encoding RadC family protein, which yields MTIKFLAKDDRPREKFLQKGKDSLSDSELLAIIMGSGNKEDSVIELARKILTSVNNSWHQLSLLSAKDLMKFKGIGEAKAISIISALEIGRRRAGQEIPEKSIIENSKSAYLVLKNQLSDLRTEEFWAILLNNSNKVIHVSQLTQGGISQSIVDVRILFKTALEHFSTGIIIAHNHPSGSLKPSREDISITQKIKEAGNSLNIQLLDHIIITQNSYYSFSDAGLL from the coding sequence ATGACTATAAAATTTCTTGCCAAAGATGACAGACCAAGAGAAAAATTTTTGCAGAAAGGCAAAGATTCACTTTCTGATTCAGAACTGCTGGCCATCATTATGGGAAGTGGAAATAAAGAGGATAGCGTAATAGAGCTGGCAAGAAAGATCCTGACTTCAGTTAACAACAGCTGGCATCAATTGAGTTTGCTTTCAGCTAAGGATCTGATGAAATTTAAAGGAATTGGCGAAGCAAAAGCCATCTCTATTATTTCAGCATTAGAAATAGGACGAAGAAGAGCAGGGCAGGAAATTCCCGAAAAATCTATTATTGAAAATAGCAAAAGTGCTTATTTAGTTCTCAAAAATCAGCTTTCCGATTTAAGAACTGAAGAATTTTGGGCTATTTTACTTAATAATAGTAATAAAGTAATTCATGTTTCACAGCTTACACAAGGAGGGATTAGTCAATCTATTGTAGATGTAAGAATTTTGTTTAAAACAGCTCTGGAGCATTTTTCTACAGGAATTATTATTGCTCACAATCATCCTTCAGGGAGTCTGAAACCAAGCAGGGAAGATATTAGTATCACACAAAAAATAAAAGAAGCAGGAAATTCGTTAAATATTCAGCTTTTAGACCACATTATTATTACTCAGAATTCATATTATAGTTTCTCGGACGCAGGATTGTTATGA